The DNA region CGAAGATCGCGCGGTATCGTGAGATGGCACGGCTACGCGGCGAGTGGCTTGCGGGCAAACGGATGAATGTGGGGGACGCGACCGATCGTCAACTGCTGCGGCGGCTGGCGCTGGCGGTTGAGCATACCTGGGGCACGGACACCAAGCGGTACATCGACCACGATCATTACTCGCCGAAGGAGCTGGCGGCGTACATCCATACGCCGGGCTACCAGACGATGGAGCGGAGCTGGCAGGAGAAGCGCGACGACATCGATGCGGGCATTGCAAATTTGCCGGAGGGGCTGCAAGACGAGGCGAAGAAGCGGCTGGAGACACTGCGTGTGAAAGCGCCAGACCACTCTGCAATGCAGGCGCAGGATGCGAAGAGGGAGATTCACACGAAGCACTTTGACCTGATGCTCGACCCGGAGACGGGATGCATTCAGAGGCTGGTGAACAAGCGGACGGGGCGGTCATGGGCGTCGAAGAAGAATCCACTGGCACTGTTCACCTATCAGACGCTTTCGCAGACGGATTACACTGCGTTTCTTGCAACGTATGTGCGGAGCAAGGAGTGGTGGGCGCCGCAGGACTTTGGCAAGCCGAATATTGAGCGTTTTCAGGCTGAGTCGCGCGAGTGGCATCCTGTGCTCAAGCGAATGTGGACGGCGGAACATCCAGAGCATCATCGCGTGTTGGCGGAACTTGCCGTGGACGATGCGGCGGCGGAGCAGCGCGGGCTGGTGGCGTGGCCGGCATCGATGTATCTGGAGCTGGTCTTTCCTAATGCCGAGCCTGTGATGCAGCTTACGTTTTATGCAATGGCCAAGGCCCCGAACCGTATGCCGGAGTCAATGTGGCTTACGTTCATGCCCGAGACGGTGGTCGAGCCGAAGTGGAGCTTTGAGAAGGTGAACCAGGAGGTACTGCCCGGCGATGTGGTGCGAGGCGGCGGCCGTAGGATGCACGCAGTAACGTCGAAGTTTACCTGCGCCGACGGCAAGGACCGGCTGACGATCACGACGCTCGATGCGCCGGTGGTGGCGCTGGGATCGAGGTCGCCGCTGAACTTCAGCAGGGAACTGCCCGACCTGCGGCAGGGCGTGCATGTAAATCTTTTCAACAATGCGTGGGGCACGAACTACCCGCAGTGGGCTGGAGGGGACTGGATGTATCGCTTCATGCTGTCGTAATGAGGTCGAGATAGAAACCTGCACTATTTTTCCCACGTCCTAAAATCCGGACAAGGAGACCTATGGTTTGGGGGGATCGGGCCGTTCATGGCCTCGGAACCCGATTTGGTACGCGATATCCACTGTTATTTAGTGGACCAGGAAGAAAGAAGCTTGATTGGTGCGGGTTTGGACGGCATACTGCAACAAGAGTTTTGCTGGATCGAACTTTCGGACGGGACAACAGAGACACTGACGTGACCCGATACTGCCGTCAAGACGTTTTACGAATCCTGCACTTGCATGCTCGCCAATTGGTGGCGTGGGAGCGAGCGGGACTGATTTCTCCCACTGAACATTACAGTTTTGAAGAGCTGGGCAGGCTGCGGACGCTGCGCGATCTGCAGGCTACGACGCGCATCTCGGCCAAGAGCATACGCGCTTCGGTGGATGCGATGCAGCGCGTGGGCGGCATGCGCAATCCGTTAATGGAGGCCAGCGCGGTAAGACGTGGGTCGCGGCTGGCGTTTCGGTATGGAGGCGCGCTGGTCGATCCACTGACCCAGCAGCTTGCCTTCGATTTTGCGACGACCACTGGACGGCAGTTGAGCGTAGTACGGGCGGGGGGGCACGATCCGGGCCGGCAAGCTGCTGAGGTGCAGGAGATGTTTCTCCGGGCGGTGAAGCTCGAAGAGAACCCGACGACGATTCCGGCAGCGATGGAGATCTACGAAGAGATCCTGGCGATTCGGCCGGAACATGCTCCGGCGCTCATTAATCTGGGAACGATTCATTACAATCTGCGGGAGTATGAGGCGGCGGAAGGTCTTTACCGGCGGGCGACGCTGGCCGACCCCGATTATGCGCTGGCGTTCTTCGATCTGGGCAACGTGCTGGACGAGATGCAGCAGTTGGAAGGGGCGACCGCGGCTTATCAGAAGGCTGTTGCGCTGGTCCCACAATATGCGGATGCGCACTACAATCTGGCGCTTGCCTATGAGCGGCAGGGGCAGCGGCGGCGGGCACTGCGGCACTGGTTAATGTATGTACGACTGGACCCCACGGGGCCTTGGTCGAGCCATGCAAAGGATCAGGCGCGGAAGATCCTGAATGCGGAGAAGTTGTCGATTGTGAGCCGGGGTGGCCGGTTGGTGAAGGTGGCTGGGTAGAGTCGTAACGTGGTGGGGTTCTTCGAGCCAACGCACATTTGGGTGGGCGTAACCTCTTTAACGAGGTGAATGAATGGGTGAGCAGTGTAGGGGTGCAGCTCCGCTGACGCAGTTGGACGAAGATGAGCGCATGTTTCGCGACACCGTGCGGCGGTTTGCCATAGAGCAGATCAGGCCTCTGGTGCGAGTGATGGATGAGGCCCAGCAGATGGATGCGGGAATCGTTCGGCAACTGTTTGGGCTGGGGTTGATGGGGATTGCTGTTCCCGAAGAGTATGGCGGGGCGGGTGGGAGTTTTTTTGAGGCGATCCTCGCGGTGGAGGAGCTTTCGGCTGTTGACCCAGCGGTTGGGGTGCTGGTCGATGTGCAGAATACGCTTTGCGTAAATGCGCTGGTCCGGTGGGCGACGGAGGAACAGAAGCGTCAGTGGCTTCCCCGGCTGGCGGCGGACACGGTGGGGGCTTATGCGTTGAGCGAGGCAGGCTCGGGGTCGGACGCGTTTGCATTGCAGACTCGGGCCGTACGGCGTGGGGATGACTATGTGCTTAACGGGCAGAAGCTGTGGATTACGAACGCTAAGGAAGCGGGGCTGTTTATCGTCTTCGCAACGGTCGATCCTGTGGCTGGATATAAGGGGATTACGGCGTTTGTAGTGGAGAAAGGCGCGGCCGGATTCACGCTCGGCAAGAAGGAAGACAAGCTTGGGATTCGGGCATCGAGCACGTGTGAGCTGGTCTTTCGGGATTGTGTTGTGCCTGCGAATCAGGTGCTCGGCGAGGTTGGCCGGGGCTACAAGATCGCCATCGAGACACTGAATGAGGGGCGGATTGGCAT from Edaphobacter paludis includes:
- a CDS encoding DUF5054 domain-containing protein — its product is MKRREFLRSAALTAAASAALSPWQRAAIAQQGTPEPAVQEDVKRVVAVFKCHLDIGFTDTQANVMQKYFKQYYPQAMAIAAQRRQAGQDRYVWTTGSWLLYEYLEQASSDERRRMEQAVAQGDVAWHSLPFSWQTEMLDRSMIEGCLGLSTTLDQRFGHKTIAGKMTDVPCHSRGIVAPLAAGGVRLLDIGVNPASTPPEVPDVFLWREPQGSEIAVLYHKHDYGSIVRVPNSDLAVSVQVRSDNSGPHTMKEIDGIYAGLRRQFPNAKIVAGSLSDVATEMEATRANLPVVTEEIGDTWIYGAPSDPPKIARYREMARLRGEWLAGKRMNVGDATDRQLLRRLALAVEHTWGTDTKRYIDHDHYSPKELAAYIHTPGYQTMERSWQEKRDDIDAGIANLPEGLQDEAKKRLETLRVKAPDHSAMQAQDAKREIHTKHFDLMLDPETGCIQRLVNKRTGRSWASKKNPLALFTYQTLSQTDYTAFLATYVRSKEWWAPQDFGKPNIERFQAESREWHPVLKRMWTAEHPEHHRVLAELAVDDAAAEQRGLVAWPASMYLELVFPNAEPVMQLTFYAMAKAPNRMPESMWLTFMPETVVEPKWSFEKVNQEVLPGDVVRGGGRRMHAVTSKFTCADGKDRLTITTLDAPVVALGSRSPLNFSRELPDLRQGVHVNLFNNAWGTNYPQWAGGDWMYRFMLS
- a CDS encoding tetratricopeptide repeat protein, which produces MTRYCRQDVLRILHLHARQLVAWERAGLISPTEHYSFEELGRLRTLRDLQATTRISAKSIRASVDAMQRVGGMRNPLMEASAVRRGSRLAFRYGGALVDPLTQQLAFDFATTTGRQLSVVRAGGHDPGRQAAEVQEMFLRAVKLEENPTTIPAAMEIYEEILAIRPEHAPALINLGTIHYNLREYEAAEGLYRRATLADPDYALAFFDLGNVLDEMQQLEGATAAYQKAVALVPQYADAHYNLALAYERQGQRRRALRHWLMYVRLDPTGPWSSHAKDQARKILNAEKLSIVSRGGRLVKVAG
- a CDS encoding acyl-CoA dehydrogenase is translated as MGEQCRGAAPLTQLDEDERMFRDTVRRFAIEQIRPLVRVMDEAQQMDAGIVRQLFGLGLMGIAVPEEYGGAGGSFFEAILAVEELSAVDPAVGVLVDVQNTLCVNALVRWATEEQKRQWLPRLAADTVGAYALSEAGSGSDAFALQTRAVRRGDDYVLNGQKLWITNAKEAGLFIVFATVDPVAGYKGITAFVVEKGAAGFTLGKKEDKLGIRASSTCELVFRDCVVPANQVLGEVGRGYKIAIETLNEGRIGIGAQMLGLATGAWGYAAQWARERKQFGKALVEFQAMQFQLAEMATEIEAARLMVYNAARLKDAGADFLKEAAMCKYFASQVAERVASLAVEVFGGSGFVKDYPVEKLYRDAKIGKIYEGTSFMQLATIAKLLL